The following proteins are co-located in the Bosea sp. AS-1 genome:
- a CDS encoding DUF4164 family protein, translating into MVASLMLDNALARLDAALGQLEAAARRRIEAERGRANLETELALMQDDRARLAAELDGTVARLGHVETAANDVDQRLTRAMNVIGAVIERVQAQQPAEVETEETE; encoded by the coding sequence ATGGTGGCGAGCCTGATGCTGGACAATGCGCTGGCCCGTCTCGATGCGGCGCTGGGGCAGCTGGAAGCGGCAGCACGGCGACGGATCGAGGCCGAGCGCGGCCGGGCCAATCTGGAGACCGAACTGGCGCTGATGCAGGACGACCGGGCGCGGCTGGCGGCCGAGCTCGACGGCACCGTGGCCCGGCTCGGCCATGTCGAGACCGCGGCGAACGACGTCGACCAGCGCCTGACGCGGGCGATGAACGTGATCGGCGCCGTGATCGAGCGCGTGCAGGCACAACAGCCGGCGGAGGTCGAGACCGAGGAGACGGAATGA
- a CDS encoding cell division protein ZapA: MPQVNVTIAGKAYRMACGEGEEAHLEELARLYDEKISEMRQAFGEIGDMRLHVMAALMVADEVSELKQRLARLENDLAATQGDAGAADQRLSEVEDRAAEALVAAAERIEGVARSLIPAPVG; encoded by the coding sequence ATGCCGCAAGTCAATGTCACGATCGCCGGCAAGGCCTATCGCATGGCATGCGGGGAGGGCGAGGAAGCCCATCTGGAGGAGCTCGCACGCCTCTATGACGAGAAGATCAGCGAGATGCGGCAGGCTTTCGGCGAGATCGGCGACATGCGCCTGCACGTCATGGCGGCGCTGATGGTGGCGGACGAGGTCTCGGAGCTGAAGCAGCGCCTCGCTCGGCTGGAGAACGACCTGGCGGCGACGCAGGGCGATGCCGGAGCGGCCGACCAGCGGCTCAGCGAGGTCGAGGATCGGGCTGCGGAAGCGCTCGTCGCGGCGGCCGAACGGATCGAGGGCGTGGCGCGGAGCCTGATCCCGGCGCCGGTAGGGTGA
- the pal gene encoding peptidoglycan-associated lipoprotein Pal codes for MLTTLFAGGRTVRFAAAIAATLALGACANNQNADANGSGFGAGGAATPGSAQDFVVNVGDRVFFETDSTDLTSTATATLDKQAQWLQRYPRYTFVVEGHADERGTREYNYSLGARRAQTVRDYLASRGIQSNRIRTISYGKERPVAVCNDISCWSQNRRAVTVLDGAGGNS; via the coding sequence ATGTTGACCACCCTCTTCGCCGGCGGCCGCACCGTCCGCTTCGCCGCCGCCATCGCCGCGACGCTCGCGCTGGGCGCCTGCGCCAACAACCAGAATGCGGATGCCAATGGTTCGGGCTTCGGCGCCGGTGGCGCGGCCACCCCGGGCAGCGCGCAGGACTTCGTCGTCAATGTCGGCGACCGCGTCTTCTTCGAGACCGACTCCACCGATCTCACCTCGACCGCCACCGCGACCCTCGACAAGCAGGCCCAGTGGCTGCAGCGCTATCCGCGCTACACCTTCGTCGTCGAGGGCCACGCCGATGAGCGCGGCACCCGCGAGTACAACTATTCGCTCGGCGCCCGCCGCGCCCAGACGGTGCGCGACTACCTCGCCTCGCGCGGCATCCAGTCCAACCGCATCCGCACCATTTCCTACGGCAAGGAGCGCCCCGTGGCGGTCTGCAACGATATCTCCTGCTGGTCGCAGAACCGTCGCGCCGTGACGGTGCTGGACGGTGCCGGCGGCAACTCCTGA
- a CDS encoding metalloregulator ArsR/SmtB family transcription factor — translation MPDAPDLLFKTLADPTRRGIFERLCREGEQTVAVLTAQAGVSQPAVSKHLAVLKQAGLVRDRHEGRQTHYSAQLGALSSLTDWTNRMAGYWESRFDDLEDLLKRMDQ, via the coding sequence ATGCCGGATGCGCCCGACCTGCTCTTCAAGACACTCGCCGATCCCACCCGGCGCGGCATTTTCGAACGCCTGTGCCGCGAGGGGGAGCAGACCGTCGCGGTGCTGACGGCACAGGCCGGTGTCTCGCAGCCCGCGGTCTCAAAGCACCTCGCCGTGCTGAAACAGGCGGGGCTGGTGCGGGACCGTCATGAGGGGCGGCAGACGCATTACAGCGCGCAGCTCGGCGCGCTTTCCTCCTTGACCGATTGGACGAACCGGATGGCCGGGTATTGGGAGAGCCGGTTCGACGATCTCGAAGATTTGCTGAAGAGGATGGACCAATGA
- a CDS encoding SRPBCC domain-containing protein, producing the protein MTETRSVVVEREMPHPPEKIWRALTQPHLIAEWLMKNDFSPIVGHRFNLSGDWGGVLDCEVLAVEPNRSLSYTWNFAHDDAAYALQSVVTFTLTPSSKGTLLRMEQAGFRPEQKQAFGGAKAGWQQFFAKLEEVVARSG; encoded by the coding sequence ATGACCGAAACGCGCTCCGTCGTCGTCGAGCGGGAGATGCCCCATCCACCCGAGAAGATCTGGCGTGCGCTGACGCAGCCGCACCTGATCGCGGAATGGCTGATGAAGAACGATTTCTCGCCGATCGTCGGGCACCGCTTCAATCTGAGCGGCGATTGGGGCGGCGTGCTGGATTGCGAGGTTCTCGCGGTCGAGCCGAACCGATCGCTGTCCTATACTTGGAACTTCGCCCATGACGACGCGGCCTACGCTCTTCAGAGCGTGGTGACCTTCACGCTCACCCCTTCGTCGAAAGGTACGCTCCTGCGCATGGAGCAGGCGGGCTTCCGGCCGGAGCAGAAGCAGGCCTTCGGCGGGGCCAAGGCCGGCTGGCAACAGTTCTTCGCGAAGCTGGAAGAAGTCGTGGCGCGCAGCGGCTGA